Proteins encoded together in one Diceros bicornis minor isolate mBicDic1 chromosome 18, mDicBic1.mat.cur, whole genome shotgun sequence window:
- the GNGT2 gene encoding guanine nucleotide-binding protein G(I)/G(S)/G(O) subunit gamma-T2 — MAQELSEKELLRMQVEQLKKEVKNPRAPISKTGKEIKEYVEAEAGNDPLLKGVPEDKNPFKEKGSCVIS; from the exons ATGGCCCAGGAGCTCAGTGAGAAGGAGTTGTTGAGGATGCAGGTGGAGCAGCTGAAGAAGGAAGTGAAGAACCCTAGAGCTCCG ATTTCCAAGACAGGAAAGGAAATCAAGGAGTATGTGGAGGCCGAAGCAGGAAATGACCCTCTTCTCAAAGGCGTCCCTGAGGACAAGAATCCCTTCAAGGAGAAAGGCTCTTGTGTGATAAGCTGA